The sequence below is a genomic window from Lodderomyces elongisporus chromosome 2, complete sequence.
ATCCCAACCCAATCAATCAAAGTCCACCCTCACATCAGAATGACTATATCCCACAAGTCACAAAAGAGCAATTGTTGGCTAAAGCAAACAACATCCTTTCAAGATTAAGAGTACGCATAAAGTGGTTACTCAAAAGATCAAACCGACCGTACAACACAGATGACTACTCAGCGTTCTTTTCCTGGTTAGTCGTGGGCAATGTTTTCTTATTTATTGTTGCTACAACAACCTTTATATCGATGGTCATATTCACCGCAAACACAGTGTTTGCCCAAGAGTTTGTCGCACGCAAAATGGGCGAATTTATAACGCAAAATTCCAATATGACAGTAACTTTTGAAAGCGCTATTGTTCCCGGGTGGTCAGATGGAAAAATCAGCTTTAGGAAATGTTTTGTTAGTAGAAGaccaaaaaagattgtCAAGTTCATTAAAGGGTCACAGCAAGAGGCATACGAAAAAAGTTTGGAATCACACTTGTGTGCCGATGGACTGGAAGCCGATGAGGAAAAGGATTTATTTGAGGATGACGGAAACTATACGCAGTTTGATTTGACTATAGAAGAAGTCAACATTTCCTTCTCGTTCAGAAAATGGCTAAACGGCTCGGGCTTGATCGACACCATGGAAATTAAAGGATTGAGAGGTGTTGTAGATCGAACACATGTGCATTGGGATCCCGATGACGATGCTCGAAACTACAAGAATGTATACAAGACTGGTGATTTCGAGATTGAAAACTTCAAGATGGAAGatgttctttttgaatTAAAACAACCAAACGATTTTAGACCATTCGACGTGGCAATTTATAATTGCGAGTTATCAAGGTTGAGGAAACATTACTTGTTTTACGATTTCATAAATGCAAATTTGATGAGCGGTTCATACGACAATTCACTCTTCACAAtacacaagaaacaaaaacttaCAGATTTTGCACAcgatcaaaacaaaaatgagCCTGGCACCAAAGAAAGCCAATGGAAACGGATAACGTGTCTCCGAGTTGATGGCTTGAACATTGACCACTTGAACACCGGGTTGGAGGGACCCTTGGGTTGGATCACTAGTGGAAAAGTCGATATGGTTGGTGAAATCATGGTACCTCAGGAACAAGATGAAATTAGTGTTGCAGAGATAGTCAACCTCATAGCCGATTCTATTAAAAAAGAGGCCACCAGATACAAGAACCCCGAGGTGCACTCGAAGCATCCAGATTTGCATACAAGATTAACAAGTGCTGATTACAAGGATGTGTCCAAGTACTTTGTGTTGGATTTAAACATTAGATTAAACAATGTTAGAGCCTCAGTGCCCTTTAAAGCACCAGAATTGTCATACGTTAACTATGCGTTAATACGCCCCATCGTGGCATACATCAATTCTAAAAACACATTTATCGAGATACATAACCGCGTCGTAAAGAATATTCTGGACTTTGATGGTTCGTGGACAGTTTATGACTCGTTGCTTATGGATGATATCTCGGAAGAAGTCTATGACAATTTTGCAGAGTACGTTGCCGACGAAGAAGCACGATTGATGCGTGTGCGCAGGGTTGGTTTCTGGTCCCTTCAATTGCTAGTACAAGCCATCCTTTTCGGTTTGGGTACCCTTGCTTAAACATAGTGAAAACTATTGAAGCTTTTCCAATTCGTgtaattttatttcctcAACTATGATTGATCTGTTTGtgtatcttttcttttgccttttcgctctttgctttttgctttttcgctctttgctttttgctttttcgctttttgctttttcgctttttgctttttcctTATTTGATCCggtttgctttttctttttctttatttga
It includes:
- the MDM31 gene encoding Mitochondrial distribution and morphology protein 31, mitochondrial precursor (BUSCO:EOG092615Y4), with protein sequence MIFLNSTSDPNPINQSPPSHQNDYIPQVTKEQLLAKANNILSRLRVRIKWLLKRSNRPYNTDDYSAFFSWLVVGNVFLFIVATTTFISMVIFTANTVFAQEFVARKMGEFITQNSNMTVTFESAIVPGWSDGKISFRKCFVSRRPKKIVKFIKGSQQEAYEKSLESHLCADGSEADEEKDLFEDDGNYTQFDLTIEEVNISFSFRKWLNGSGLIDTMEIKGLRGVVDRTHVHWDPDDDARNYKNVYKTGDFEIENFKMEDVLFELKQPNDFRPFDVAIYNCELSRLRKHYLFYDFINANLMSGSYDNSLFTIHKKQKLTDFAHDQNKNEPGTKESQWKRITCLRVDGLNIDHLNTGLEGPLGWITSGKVDMVGEIMVPQEQDEISVAEIVNLIADSIKKEATRYKNPEVHSKHPDLHTRLTSADYKDVSKYFVLDLNIRLNNVRASVPFKAPELSYVNYALIRPIVAYINSKNTFIEIHNRVVKNISDFDGSWTVYDSLLMDDISEEVYDNFAEYVADEEARLMRVRRVGFWSLQLLVQAILFGLGTLA